The genomic segment CGCTTTGTCCATATTGTTCCTCAGCAATCCATTGCTGTCAGAACTGTCAATACTATGACGAGTTTTCACCCAATAAATGTTCCGAGCCTGCGGCTGATTGGGTTCCAGACAAGCAAAAAGCAAATTTCTGCCCATTCTTTGAGTTTGTCCAGCCCGTCATAATAAAAAGACCAATGGAAGTGGACAAAGCCAAGGCATACTGGGAATCTTTGTGGAAAAAAGCTCAATAAAACTGGTACAGCTAGTGGAGCGGCCAGAACACCGGTACTGCCAATAGTACGGCTGCCATCACCAGGAGTGTCAAGACCACCCCGCATTTTGGGAAATCTACAAATTTGTATTTACCGGGACTATACACGAGCGCGCAAGCCGGCTCCAAGGGAGTAACGAATGATGCGGAAGCCGCAAGGGCTACGGTCATGATGAATGTTCTGGGATTGAGGTGCAAATTCGTTGCAGCAGAAAGCGCGATAGGCGCCACTAAAAGGGAAGCCGCTGCATTGGACATGGGTTGCGTAAGCAAAACGGTAAGCAGAAAGAAGCAGGCGAGTAATGCGGTCGGTCCCAGACCGCCGATCCAGTAAACAAGGAAAGACCCTAACTGCGTTGCCAAACCGGTTTTTTGCATAGCCAATCCGAGAGCGGTCATGCCACCGATTAAAACAATCGCCGGCCAGTGAATCGAGTGATAAGCATCTCCAACAGACAAACATCCGCTCAGCACCATTAGTAACGCTCCGATCAGTACAGCGACCACGATCGGTACGCTTTGGATTGCGCTGGCGATAATGACCCCGAGAAAAATAAGAATAGCAATTCGTGCCTTGCGCTTGCGAAATGGAGATACAGGCAGATCCTGCAACACCAGAATATCGCGGTAAAGCCTGAGCTCATCTATATCTTCTTTGCGGCCTTGAACCAGCAGGATATCTCCCAATTGCAGTGGTATTTCCGAAATCTGCTCACGAATCGGATATCCACCACGATGAATCGCAAGAACGATGAGATTGTATTTCTGCCGGAATTGAGCTTCTTTCAGAGAACGTCCAATTAATTCCGAAGTAGGACTTAAAAGAATCTCTGCCAGCTGAATCCCCTCATGTTCCAGTTCACGTGACGTTAATTTGAAATCCGGCTTGATCTCGATCCCGTAGGTATCTTTTACTTTTAAGATATTGCTGATGCTACCTTCCACGATCAGAAGGTCTCCTTGCTGAAACGTGAGTTGAGGGGGCAAAATAAATTGGCGCTTATCGTTTCGAATAAGACTGACAATGTTCAAGTCCAACTTTTCTGAAAAGCGGCTTTCCAGAATTGTCTTACCGATTAACGGAGAATTGCTAAGGACCACGACTTCGGTGATGTATTCACGCAATTGATAAGTTTCGGGCAGAGAGCCATCGCCACGCGAAGGCAAGACCCTGTGGCCAATCGTGATCATGTAGAGAATACCAACTGCGGCGATAATCAAACCGATCGGCGCAAATTCAAAAAAACCAAAAGGATTCATTTCATTGCGGACTAAATACGCGCTCATCACCACATTGGTAGAGGTTCCTATGGCGGTGCAGGTTCCTCCTAACATTGAACCGAAAGCAATCGGCATCAAAAACTTTCCAGGATGGATTTGTGAACGGTTGGCGATTCCCAGCGCCACTGGAAGCATAACTGCAGTGGCCGCGACGTTATTAATGAATGCGGAAATGATAATGACGACAAGCATCGAAAGCGCCAAAAGAAATATGTAATTCTTTCCGGCGAGCGTTTCGATTTTGCGGCCTACGAAATTCACCACTCCTGTGCGGACAAGCCCCGCGGACAACACAAAGACGCATCCGATCGTAATCAGCGCCGGGTCCCCAAAACCGAGAAATGCCTCCTGAGTTGTGAGGATCCGGCCCAAGATCAGAGCAAGCACGGCCAGTAATGCGACTAGCTCAGCGGCAAGAACATCCTTTATAAAAAGGATCATGCAGCCTGTCAGGATAGCGATAACGACCCAGATTTCCATAGGTTTTGTAGTGTGGGCATTGCCGCCCCTCGAGTTCGATTAGATTGTTTTTGCGGGCAACGTGCTAGCACCGCATGTATTTCCCCGGTATGATTGCGCATTTTGAATATCCAGTTGGATTTGAGCTTTCAGCTCCTCCACACCGGCAAAACGCATTTCATCTCGTAGTTTATGAAAGAAGTGCAATTCCATTCTTGATCCGTACAAATCTCCTGAGAAATCCAACAAATGTGCTTCCACTGTGAGTTTCTTGCCCTGGAAGGTAGGCCTGACTCCGACATTTGTTACCGCACAGAGGCTCTGGCTTTCAATACCGGCACGGCATACATACACCCCTTTAGCCGGAACAATTTCATTTTCAAAATCCAGGTTCGCGGTGGGAATGCCGATTTTACCGCCAAGATGCTCCCCTTCCACGATCGTCCCTACCAGCGCGAAAGGATCACCGAGAAAATCGGTGGCCTCCTCCATCCGGCCCTGTTGAATAAACTCGCGGATTTGAGAAGAGGAGATTCGAATTCCATTCCTATGCACTTCTGGAATCCCCATCACATGGAAATCGTTCGCCTCCCCCATCTTTCTAAGCAGCGACAGATCTCCTCGCTTCTGGTGACCGAATGAAAAATTCTCTCCAACCACGAAATATTGAACCCTTAATTTATCAATCAAAAACTCTTGAACGAACTCTTCCGGACTTTTCTTCGCAAACTTCGAGCTGAAGGGAACGACGATTGTGTGTTCAAGGCCGAGTGATTCCAGCTTATTAAGTCTCTGCTGCAAAGTTTGAATCAAAGGAGGGGCCGTCTGAGGCTGAAGAATCTTTTTTGGCACCGGATCAAAGGTTACGGCGACGCCAGGTATGTGTGAATTCCTTGCCAGGTCGATTGTCTTTTCCAAAATAACTCGATGGCCAACGTGCACACCGTCATAGTTTCCCAGGGAGACGGCGGTTTTGCCGATCGACTTCCAGTTCTCGAATCCGCCATGAACTACCATGCTTCTTCCATTTCCAGGCTCAAGCCGTCATAAGACAGACGAACGGAATCTGGCAACTCTGCATTCGCGCGGTCGTGATCAAAATCGTGACTGAGATGTGTGAAAAAGGCGCGTTCAGGCTGGACCCGGCGAATGATTTCGAGAGCTTTGTCGACATTCAAATGAGTGGGATGCGGTTCACGGCGAAGCACTCCCAGAATCAATACGGACGTTCCTTCCAGTAAACGGTAGGTATCGTCAGGAATTTCGCTGCAATCAGTGATATAGCTAAGTCCGCCGATTCGATAACCATTGACCGGCAATTTTCCATGAAGAACAGGCAACGGCCGAATGGGAATGTTCAAAAAATCAAATGTTCCCGAGATCACGCGCGGCTCAATTCGTGGAATGCTTCCTCCAGGCTGGGGATCCGTAAAGACATATTGAAACATGTTGCAAATATACTTCATGGTCGGTTCATTACCGAAACAGGGAATGTGAATGCGCTGGAAAAAATTGAAGGGACGCAGGTCATCCAGACCCAGGATGTGATCGGCGTGCGAATGAGTGTACAAAACTGCATCCACCCTCTTAAGATTTTCGCGGATCGCTTGCTGCCTGAAATCCGTCGCGGTATCGATCAGAAAATTTTTGTTATCGATACTAACAAGTAACGAAGGCCTCGTTCTCTTGTTCTTTGGATCATCAGACGTGCATACTGCGCAAGTACAGGCAATCGTCGGAACGCCAAGAGACGTCCCACTTCCCATAAAAGTGACTTTCATATTGCAAATTGCATATTGAAAATTGC from the bacterium genome contains:
- a CDS encoding SLC13 family permease, with amino-acid sequence MEIWVVIAILTGCMILFIKDVLAAELVALLAVLALILGRILTTQEAFLGFGDPALITIGCVFVLSAGLVRTGVVNFVGRKIETLAGKNYIFLLALSMLVVIIISAFINNVAATAVMLPVALGIANRSQIHPGKFLMPIAFGSMLGGTCTAIGTSTNVVMSAYLVRNEMNPFGFFEFAPIGLIIAAVGILYMITIGHRVLPSRGDGSLPETYQLREYITEVVVLSNSPLIGKTILESRFSEKLDLNIVSLIRNDKRQFILPPQLTFQQGDLLIVEGSISNILKVKDTYGIEIKPDFKLTSRELEHEGIQLAEILLSPTSELIGRSLKEAQFRQKYNLIVLAIHRGGYPIREQISEIPLQLGDILLVQGRKEDIDELRLYRDILVLQDLPVSPFRKRKARIAILIFLGVIIASAIQSVPIVVAVLIGALLMVLSGCLSVGDAYHSIHWPAIVLIGGMTALGLAMQKTGLATQLGSFLVYWIGGLGPTALLACFFLLTVLLTQPMSNAAASLLVAPIALSAATNLHLNPRTFIMTVALAASASFVTPLEPACALVYSPGKYKFVDFPKCGVVLTLLVMAAVLLAVPVFWPLH
- a CDS encoding bifunctional riboflavin kinase/FAD synthetase; protein product: MVVHGGFENWKSIGKTAVSLGNYDGVHVGHRVILEKTIDLARNSHIPGVAVTFDPVPKKILQPQTAPPLIQTLQQRLNKLESLGLEHTIVVPFSSKFAKKSPEEFVQEFLIDKLRVQYFVVGENFSFGHQKRGDLSLLRKMGEANDFHVMGIPEVHRNGIRISSSQIREFIQQGRMEEATDFLGDPFALVGTIVEGEHLGGKIGIPTANLDFENEIVPAKGVYVCRAGIESQSLCAVTNVGVRPTFQGKKLTVEAHLLDFSGDLYGSRMELHFFHKLRDEMRFAGVEELKAQIQLDIQNAQSYRGNTCGASTLPAKTI
- a CDS encoding MBL fold metallo-hydrolase; translated protein: MKVTFMGSGTSLGVPTIACTCAVCTSDDPKNKRTRPSLLVSIDNKNFLIDTATDFRQQAIRENLKRVDAVLYTHSHADHILGLDDLRPFNFFQRIHIPCFGNEPTMKYICNMFQYVFTDPQPGGSIPRIEPRVISGTFDFLNIPIRPLPVLHGKLPVNGYRIGGLSYITDCSEIPDDTYRLLEGTSVLILGVLRREPHPTHLNVDKALEIIRRVQPERAFFTHLSHDFDHDRANAELPDSVRLSYDGLSLEMEEAW